The following proteins are co-located in the Rhodococcus opacus B4 genome:
- a CDS encoding spermidine synthase, whose product MGRQRGGRAARTSDGGPVAGVYPIDTGMCELAEDHLNPHGWVLKVNGVESSHIDLSDPTHLDFEYMRWIAELVASHWGTDRRVRALHLGGGACSLARHLAARYPDARQVVVELDGRLAELVRDWFDLPRAPLLRLRVGEARAVTETLTESSRDLIVRDVFAGNTTPAPLTTAEFTGHARRVLAPGGIYVVNCGDTRDLVLARREAATIGSVFPHTTVIADPAMLKGRRYGNIVIAGSDVPIGEDPALVRTLLGGGVPAHVWDDRQVRTFAGAARVLRDAESGS is encoded by the coding sequence ATGGGCAGGCAGCGCGGCGGTCGGGCTGCCCGGACATCCGACGGGGGTCCCGTCGCCGGGGTGTATCCGATCGACACGGGGATGTGCGAACTCGCGGAGGATCACCTCAACCCGCACGGCTGGGTGCTGAAGGTGAACGGGGTCGAGAGTTCCCACATCGACCTGTCCGATCCCACCCACCTGGATTTCGAGTACATGCGGTGGATCGCCGAACTGGTCGCCTCGCACTGGGGCACGGACCGGCGGGTGCGGGCTCTGCACCTCGGGGGCGGCGCCTGCTCGCTGGCCCGGCATCTCGCCGCCCGGTATCCCGACGCCCGGCAGGTGGTGGTCGAACTGGACGGCAGACTCGCCGAGTTGGTCCGCGACTGGTTCGACCTGCCGCGGGCCCCACTGCTGCGACTGCGGGTGGGGGAGGCGCGGGCGGTGACCGAGACGTTGACGGAGTCGAGCCGCGACCTGATCGTGCGCGACGTGTTCGCCGGCAACACCACTCCGGCGCCGCTGACGACGGCGGAATTCACCGGGCACGCGCGGCGGGTGCTGGCGCCCGGCGGGATCTACGTGGTGAACTGCGGCGACACCCGCGACCTCGTCCTGGCGCGCCGGGAAGCGGCGACCATCGGCAGCGTGTTCCCGCACACGACCGTGATCGCCGATCCCGCCATGCTGAAGGGGCGCCGCTACGGCAACATCGTGATCGCGGGCAGCGACGTGCCGATCGGGGAGGACCCGGCGCTCGTCCGCACGCTGCTGGGCGGTGGTGTGCCGGCCCATGTCTGGGACGACCGGCAGGTGCGGACGTTCGCCGGCGCCGCGCGGGTGCTGCGCGACGCGGAGTCCGGCAGCTAG